The Chitinophaga caeni genome segment AGGTGCGTTTAAACAGCTCAAGGGGGAAGGACGCATCTCGGAAATTAACGTGGCCACTACCGTGAAGGAGATCCGCCGGGCTCTCGTGGATGCGGATGTAAACTATAAAATTGCCAAGGAATTTACCGATAGGGTAAAAGATAAAGCTTTGGGTGAAAAGGTTATTACTGCCATTTCCCCCGGCCAGTTAATGGTCAAAATCGTGAAGGATGAACTTGCCGAGTTAATGGGTAATACCGAGGTGGAAGTGGATCTCAAAGCGAATCCTACCATCATCCTCGTTGCGGGGCTGCAAGGTTCCGGTAAAACAACTTTCTCCGGTAAGCTGGCCAATTTCCTGAAAACAAAAAAGGCCAGAAAACCGTTGTTAGTAGCAGGGGATATATACCGCCCCGCGGCGATTGACCAGTTGAAAGTGCTGGGTGAACAAATCGGTGTGGAAGTATATAGTGAGCCGGAGAACAAGAACGCCGTGGAAATTGCTCAAAATGCGCTGAAGCATGCAAAGCAGAACGGGAATAACGTGATCATCGTGGATACTGCCGGCCGCTTGGCCGTAGATGAGACGATGATGACTGAAGTCGCTAATATTAAGGCAGCGATTAACCCGCAAGAAATCTTGTTCGTCGTAGATTCTATGACCGGACAGGATGCGGTAAATACGGCGAAAACCTTTAATGATCGCCTTGACTTTTCCGGTGTGGTACTGACCAAGTTGGATGGTGATACCCGCGGTGGTGCTGCCCTCACGATCAAGTACACGGTGAATAAGCCGATCAAGTTCGTGAGCATGGGAGAAAAACTCGATACCCTCGATGTGTTTTACCCGGAAAGGATGGCCCAAAGAATCTTGGGGATGGGTGATATCACCACCCTCGTGGAAAAAGCCCAAGAACAGTTCAACGAAGCGCAGGCCAAGAAGCTGGAGAAGAAGATCCGCCAAAACCAGTTCGATTTCGATGATTTCAAAGAGCAATTGCAGCAGATCAAGAAGATGGGAAGTCTTAAAGATTTGTTAGGAATGATCCCGGGAGTTGGCAAAGCGGTCAAAGATTTAGATATTAGCGATGATGCTTTTAAAGGAATCGAGGCCATCATCAACTCGATGACACCGGAAGAAAGGGGGAATCCCGACCTGATCGATGGCAGCAGGCGCAAACGTATCGCGAAAGGAAGCGGTAAAGATATTCAGGAGGTGAACCAGTTCATGAAACAATTTGAACAGATGCGCCAGATGATGAAAACAATGAATAAACTCCCGGGCGGTGCAAAAGGACTGAAAGGTTTCGGTCGCTAGGGGAAATTTTTTATATATTTTAAAACTTTTGCGAGAAAGATTTTGAAAATTAGAAATTGTGGCTTACATTTGCTGCCCCAATTAAAAATTATTTTTTAACTCGCAACAAATAATTCGACTTATTTATGCCAGTAAAAATCCGTTTACAAAGACATGGCGCAAAGAAAAGGCCATTTTATTTTATCGTGGTAGCTGATGCGCGCGCACCGAGAGATGGTAAATTCATCCAAAAAATCGGTACTTACAACCCGTTAACAGTTCCTGCTTCTATCAATATAGATACAGAAAAAGCTTTGCGTTGGTTGCAGAAAGGTGCACAACCTACTGATACCGTTAGGAGAATCCTTTCTTTCAAAGGTGTATTATACCTCAAACACTTGTTGAGAGGTGTGCAATTAGGTTTGTTTGACGAGCCTACTGCTTACAAGAAATTTGAACAATGGCAAGCTGATCACGAGCAGAAAGTTTCTTCTCGCCGTGAAGCTAGCAGGAAAGCTAGGTTAGCTACTGCTGCACCAGCGCCAGTTGTTAAGAAAGTAGAAGATGCTCCTGCTGCTCCAGCTCCTTCTGAAGGTGAAGAAGCGTAGTAGCATGCTGAAACATACTTCAAAAAGGGAAATTTGCTCGCAAACTTCCCTTTTTGCTTTTTGGCAACTGCCTGCCAATCTCTTCCATCGACATGAACAATTACTTTAGTATCGGAAAATTAGTGGCTGCCTACGGCGTGCAAGGGGAACTTATCCTCCAGCACAGCCTCGGGAAAAGAACTTCCTTGAAAGGTGTTGAAGCGCTTTTCATTGAAGATCGCAGGGATAGCTTTATCCCTTATTTCTTAACAAAAGCCAAGGCCAAAGATCATAGCCAAACTTACGTGAAGCTTGAAGGGATCGATTCCCGCGAACATGCCATGAAGTTCCTGCAAAAAGGGGTTTTCCTGTCGGAAGAAGATTTTAAACAGCATGCTGCCGGGGATGCACCGCTTTCCTTGCTCGGATTCCTCGCGGTAGATGAGGCCAAGGGCGAACTGGGAACGGTAGAAGAGGTGATCGAATTACCGCACCAAGTATTAGCAAAGGTGGTAATAGGGGGCAAAGAGGTGCTGATTCCTATCAATGAACAAACCTTGGTGGAAGTCAAGAAAAAGCAGAAGTTGGTTCAGCTGAAGCTGCCCGAAGGCCTGATCGATCTTTACCTATAATTTAAGAAGGAGATGAGAATAGATATCATAAGCGTGATGCCGGGTTTGTTGGAAAGTCCCTTTTCGCATTCTATCCTGAAGCGGGCGCAAGATAAGGGCCTGCTCGAAGTAAAGGTGCACCATCTTAGGGATTATTCTACCTATAAACACGGGCAGGTGGACGATTACCAGTTTGGTGGCGGCGCCGGTATGGTGATGATGGTAGAACCCTTGGTAAACGCCATCGAAAGCCTGCAAAAAGAGGTTACTTATGATGAAATTATCTACTTAACACCCGATGGCCATACCTTGGATCAAAAAATTGCCAATAACTTGTCTTTGAAAGGGAATTTATTGATGATTTGCGGGCATTACAAGGGAATCGACGAGCGTATCCGGGAGCAATTCGTGACCATGGAGATCTCGATCGGTGATTACGTGCTTTCCGGGGGAGAATTGGCAGCGGCGGTTTTGGTAGATGCTATCGGAAGATTGATACCCGGCGTTTTAAATGATGAAACTTCTGCCTTGTTCGACTCTTTCCAGGATAATTTACTGGCGCCACCGGTATATACACGCCCCGAGGAATTCAGGGGCTGGAAAGTGCCAGGCGTGCTATTGAGCGGGGATCACCGTAAGATTGAAGAATGGCGGTACGAGCAGGCATTAAAACGGACGAAGGAACGTCGTCCGGACATATTATAAACCAGATTTTTAACCGGGGGGCAATTATTTTTATCAAATTAGATGAAAAATATGCTTGGATTTAGGATTTTCTTTCCTACCTTTGCCGTCCTTAAATAATAGAAAGATGAACGCAATTTCATTTGTTCACGAGCAATTGACAGCTACAAAAGAGTATCCTAAATTTAAAGCAGGTGACAACGTTACCGTTAACTATAAAATCGTAGAAGGAAACAAGGAACGTATCCAGTCTTTCAAAGGCGATGTAGTTAAGATTCAGGGAGTTGGTTTTACTGCTACCTTCACTGTAAGGAAAATTTCTGACGGTATTGGTGTTGAAAGGACTTTCCCTTTCTTTTCACCAAACATCGACTCTGTTACGCTGAATAAAGTAGGTAAAGTGAGAAGGGCTAAATTGTATTACCTGCGTCAACGTCAAGGTAAAGCCGCTCGTATTAAAGAAAAAAGGGTTTAGTATATATACAGGGAAAATTAGTGAGAACGGGAGCCGTTGTAGGTTCCCGTTTTTCTTGTATTCACACGTTTCCAATAGATTATATATAGCGCCGCTTTGAAATATCAGTTTCGGAGATTATCTTGCCAAAAAGCTAGGGATTAAATTGGGATTAAAAGTATCAGAAGAATTACAAGCGGAAGATAAATACCCGAATTAATGGCTATCTTTGTTTGCTGAACATTTAAATACTGAGAAAATGACTGCTATTATTGTAAAATCACCTTTTTTATTGTTCCAAGAATTAGGTATGACAGAATTGCTTTTGATTGCTTTGGTTGTGCTGTTGTTGTTTGGTGGTAGGAAAATTCCCGAGTTAATGCGTGGCCTTGGTAAAGGTATCCGCGAATTTAACGATGCCAAGAACAACGTTCGCCAAGAAATCGAAGAGGGCATGAAAGAAAATCCGGCCCCTGAGAAAAAAGCGTAAGCAACTAATTACCTAGTTTTTACGTATCCTCTACAAATTACTACGAGGATGCGAGGTGATGTGAGAAATCTCTCATTGTAAGATTTTTAAACTGGTTTGGGTTTGACTGAATACAGCACTATAACGCAATTTCATGAAGCGTTATATGCCGGTGAAGTATCCTGTGAAAGTACTGTCCGCCAATTTCTAGACAAAATTGAGCGTACCCGGCATTTGAATGCATTCTTAGAAGTATATGCCAATGAAGCTTTAGACCGTGCCAAGGAGTTGGATCGAAAAATCCAACATGGAGAGCGTCTAGGCCCGCTGGCAGGTGTTGTGGTAGGTATCAAGGATGTAATCTGTTATAAAGATCACAAGGTTAGCGCTGCATCTCGCATTCTTGAAGGTTTTACCTCTCTTTTCTCCGCTACCGCGGTAGATCGACTACTGCAAGCCGATGCCATTATCATCGGCAATCTCAACTGCGACGAGTTCGCCATGGGCTCGACCAACGAAAATTCTGCTTTCGGAAAAGTTCTCAATGCTTTGGATAATACACGTGTTCCCGGTGGTTCTTCCGGCGGGTCGGCCGTGGCTGTTCAAGCAGGGCTTTGCCATATTAGCCTCGGTAGCGATACCGGCGGCTCCGTTAGGCAACCG includes the following:
- the ffh gene encoding signal recognition particle protein; protein product: MFESLSERLEGAFKQLKGEGRISEINVATTVKEIRRALVDADVNYKIAKEFTDRVKDKALGEKVITAISPGQLMVKIVKDELAELMGNTEVEVDLKANPTIILVAGLQGSGKTTFSGKLANFLKTKKARKPLLVAGDIYRPAAIDQLKVLGEQIGVEVYSEPENKNAVEIAQNALKHAKQNGNNVIIVDTAGRLAVDETMMTEVANIKAAINPQEILFVVDSMTGQDAVNTAKTFNDRLDFSGVVLTKLDGDTRGGAALTIKYTVNKPIKFVSMGEKLDTLDVFYPERMAQRILGMGDITTLVEKAQEQFNEAQAKKLEKKIRQNQFDFDDFKEQLQQIKKMGSLKDLLGMIPGVGKAVKDLDISDDAFKGIEAIINSMTPEERGNPDLIDGSRRKRIAKGSGKDIQEVNQFMKQFEQMRQMMKTMNKLPGGAKGLKGFGR
- the rpsP gene encoding 30S ribosomal protein S16, producing the protein MPVKIRLQRHGAKKRPFYFIVVADARAPRDGKFIQKIGTYNPLTVPASINIDTEKALRWLQKGAQPTDTVRRILSFKGVLYLKHLLRGVQLGLFDEPTAYKKFEQWQADHEQKVSSRREASRKARLATAAPAPVVKKVEDAPAAPAPSEGEEA
- the rimM gene encoding ribosome maturation factor RimM (Essential for efficient processing of 16S rRNA) codes for the protein MNNYFSIGKLVAAYGVQGELILQHSLGKRTSLKGVEALFIEDRRDSFIPYFLTKAKAKDHSQTYVKLEGIDSREHAMKFLQKGVFLSEEDFKQHAAGDAPLSLLGFLAVDEAKGELGTVEEVIELPHQVLAKVVIGGKEVLIPINEQTLVEVKKKQKLVQLKLPEGLIDLYL
- the trmD gene encoding tRNA (guanosine(37)-N1)-methyltransferase TrmD, with translation MRIDIISVMPGLLESPFSHSILKRAQDKGLLEVKVHHLRDYSTYKHGQVDDYQFGGGAGMVMMVEPLVNAIESLQKEVTYDEIIYLTPDGHTLDQKIANNLSLKGNLLMICGHYKGIDERIREQFVTMEISIGDYVLSGGELAAAVLVDAIGRLIPGVLNDETSALFDSFQDNLLAPPVYTRPEEFRGWKVPGVLLSGDHRKIEEWRYEQALKRTKERRPDIL
- the rplS gene encoding 50S ribosomal protein L19, encoding MNAISFVHEQLTATKEYPKFKAGDNVTVNYKIVEGNKERIQSFKGDVVKIQGVGFTATFTVRKISDGIGVERTFPFFSPNIDSVTLNKVGKVRRAKLYYLRQRQGKAARIKEKRV
- a CDS encoding Sec-independent protein translocase subunit TatA/TatB, which codes for MTAIIVKSPFLLFQELGMTELLLIALVVLLLFGGRKIPELMRGLGKGIREFNDAKNNVRQEIEEGMKENPAPEKKA